A region of the Vanrija pseudolonga chromosome 2, complete sequence genome:
AGTCCCGGCTATCCGGCCCAAGGGTGAGTAAAGCGTTTCCTGGCACTGCTGACCCCAAGCGCGCCAATGCCCGATCCAAGTCCATTCTGCGGAACTCGGACATCAGATTGATCGACTTTGGAAGCGCAACGTTTGCCAACGAGTATCACTCGTCGGTAGTCAGTACACGACACTACCGCGCGCCAGAGATTATTCTTGGTAGGTTTCGATACGTTGTGTAGAGCTAACCTGTCAGGATTGTCATGGTCGTATCCCTGTGACATGTTCTCGATCGGGTGCATCCTCGTCGAGTTCTTCACTGGCGATGCCCTGTTCCAGACGCACGACAACCTGGAGCACTTGGCCATGATGGAGGTGGTCATGGGCAAGATGCCGTCGCGGATGATCGAGCGTGGGAGGtgggtcgtcgtcactgcctTGATGTTTGGCCTCGCTGACCATGCCCAGGCTCAAGAAGCCAGAGTTCTTCAAGGGCAACAAGATCGACTTCCCCAACCCGTCCGTCTCCAAGTCGAGCCGCAAGTTTGTCAAGGGATTGAAGGCCTTGAAGGACATTATCCCGAGCACAAACCCGACGAATGCGCTCTTCCTCGACTTGGTCGTGCGCTTACTCGACTTTGACCCCGAAACGCGCATCACGGTGGACCAGGCTCTCCGCCACCCATACCTGCGCCAAACCATCCCCGAGCCGCCTTgagcagcaagcagctcgGTTGCTTCACCAGCACCACGACCCACCTCTCCAGTCCCCAGCATTGTCTCTTTCCCTGTCTCGTCCCATGTTTGCTCGACCTGTAGCGGGCTACGCCACACCTACTGCACACTTTGGTAATGATCCGCGGCGCTGTATTGTGCTATGTCAAGAGTAGACGGCCATCAGAAGCATCATCTGGAGATATGCAACGATTAGCGAGTGGGCAGGGGGGATGGGGATGGTGTGTATGGGCATGCCTTATGCGACAATGTACGACCTTTTGCATGGCTGCGATCTTTTTACGCGCCACAGTGCACTGACCGCcgcgggcgggtggcggcgcggacgcTATTGTTCTGTGGTGGAGGGCGTTCACTTGGTAGCCGGCacaaccacccacacaccGACGCACCAAGCGCCATGGCGTAGAACCTTGCACACTGCTCACTCTTCCACGCAACACACCATGGccgggctcgaggacgcAGCGCTGAGCGGCGAGCTATTCCGACAGcactcggccgcgtcgggcgaGCGCTCGtcgcacgacgaccacgaccacgagcacgagggcgacacgcaccaggcgaccgacgacgaggagagctTGGGCCTCGTGTCgggtgcggcgccggcgcgcggcgtgcggcaGGGCGGCGTGCCAGCGCCGTCTGCACCATCAATGCGTTCGTCACGGCCGTACGCCGACAACgtgccccgccgcgccggcgcgccgcagaCTGGGCCGAAGGGCGTCGTGGAGGaccagcgcgcggccgcggcggcagcggcacaaGCGCAGCGCGATGCGGTGCGGCACACGCGTGCGGCGCAGGAACGCGCGGCGATAACTGCGCCGACGGTGCATGAGgaggacgcgacgcgcaagctcgccgcgcagctggcTGACGCgtcgatcgacgacgagcgcgcgcgctggcgcgctgcgcggctcgacgagctgcgctccgcctccgcgG
Encoded here:
- the PDC gene encoding Phosducin — encoded protein: MAGLEDAALSGELFRQHSAASGERSSHDDHDHEHEGDTHQATDDEESLGLVSGAAPARGVRQGGVPAPSAPSMRSSRPYADNVPRRAGAPQTGPKGVVEDQRAAAAAAAQAQRDAVRHTRAAQERAAITAPTVHEEDATRKLAAQLADASIDDERARWRAARLDELRSASAVGQERGLREVGKESFIGAVERRGWVVVLIYEPDIARCQELLASTVALARSLPGNLAEPVSVVRARASQLAFSLLPAEPRPHGDNYDDDEEEEEEARPDPDVLPTMLVYRDGELERTWVRVDFDLRDDGVEGLLRREGILRETKGSGYDDEEDEED